AGAACTTCAACAAAACTATGGTGTCACTGTGATTTCGTCAAATTCAGTTATTCCAAACATGTACATAGATGTTTCAATAtggaacaaaaaataatgacaaaacaggttcttttctttttacGTGTTATAACACTACTTAAAAATAGTGCAACTAACCTTTTTGTCAATGAAATCAGCCAAAAATCTAGCTTGTGCAAGATCATATGCATCAGCTGGAAGCAGTGGGTTGGAAGACCAAACCTGATCAATATAGCTAACAATAATACCAGACTCAAGAACAGGTTTGTCATTGTGCAAGAACACAGGCACTTTTTGGTGAATagggtttgacttcaaaagaaGCTCacttttttttccaaacaaatcCTCTTCATTGTCCACATGAGGTACACCTTTCTCTTCCAAAGCAATTTTCACTCTAGCACAAAATGGACTAGCCCAAAAGTCCAAAACAACCACATTGTCTCCCTTTGACATGTTAGCAATGATTCTTTGGACTATCTTTGTTGCTTGTGATGACTTGAAATTGTGTGAGAGTTGTTGAAATTTATAGGAAAGTTTAgtttagataaataaaaaaattagactaCGATGTTTACTAGGTTTTCTTTGTATGTTCCTTCAAAAATTGATGTTAGTACAATGTTGTAAGTGTCCATATCTATGTTTTGGTTTGGACGTGGGATGAGAGGAGAATATGTGATGGTATCAAATGGCCGGCCTTAAGCTACtatgttttttgtttcatttattgGCGATGTATCCAAACTAGGATAATTTGATCCTTTGGTACTTACACTTTTTGTTGCATAAAACTTATGTACATTCTATTAAAACTTTAGATACATTTGACAACACATCAAAGAGCTTCTCAAACTTTATAGcgtaaatactttttttttgttaagtagtctAATGGAACTTGTATACTTTTATGTGGACATGGTTCCTTACTTCAGAATGATATTATGACAATATTTTGTCTTGAAGATCCGCGAAAAATTTATCTATGGTTTGGATACATTTTTCGGACacatacaaaaataataataataattaaatgatatttattttttagaaataaagtgtgctttttttgtgtgtttttcataaataaagtGTCCAAATCTTTATGTCAAACAAAAATTACTCCTCAATTGAAGGCTTGAAATTGAGTCCAAGCTTCCGTCATGGCTTCTAATTAGAATATTCAGataaattattatcaatgtgTCACTCAGGCAACAAAACATCCTCTTAAAGCTTTAATATCTTTCGACTCAAGACTCTGAGGTCGAGATGATGCTTGAAAATCACTTAAGTGTGTTTTTCTAACAAGAAAATTAAGGGCCtgtttgatttagtttttaaaaattaaggcTCCTTCGTGGAATCAAGATGGAGAGATGCACTGTTGTGGTTCCGGCAAATGATCAAAAGGAAAGGGTAATAAATAGCCAACATATACACGATGAAATTGCATTCTCTATTCTCTCGAAATTATCTATTAAATCTTTGAAGTGATTAGGATGTGTATGGAAACCATGGTTCACTCTTGTTTGATAACCCAAATTTCATGAACGTCTACCATATGAGTTTCTTAACAAATGATCATTCTATTTATGGTGATACATCTCTCCTACATTAAAAAATTGCTTGACGGTTATTATTCTAACTAGATATTTGGACATTAGTTGTATTCTCTTTCTGGTGAGAGTTGAGAATATAGCCAAATTAGATTGGTAAAAGGTAACATTAACATGCCATATTTGCTTCCtggttttgatattttaggCTCCATTAGTGTTAATAGGATTTTTTGTGAAACTCATCTACTAAGAGCACCTCTAATGATGAActcaaataattattaagttGTGGGTTCCATTATGTCACATGTGGAACAACTCACTCGTATTTTTCTTCAATGGTGAACTTTAAAAAACTCATGTTAGGTCCCACAACTTTATCtcacattaatattttataattaaccACCAAGCATGGTGGACCACAATATGGCAAAGAAGAGGAGAAACGAGATGCATCACCATAAAGCAACATTCAAACTTGcagtaataatatttttctaatcAAAATAACGCATAACTTGTGTTGCTTTCTGAAGTTCGATTATTCCAGTGTGGCGGACCCCAACGGTGAAACATGCATAATCAATCATGTTTTGTAACTCTATATCCGTTGGAGTTACTCTAAGGAACTTAAGGTCATTCCTCCTAACCCTTTTGATTATGGGCCTTATTGAGAAGTCTGTGTTCAACATCAAGGGTTCGGTTATGATCATGTCAGAAACGACTATAAAGTGTTGATTTCTACTCTTCCCCCAACACAAAACACTCGCGCCCTGCAGCCTTGCCAAAAATACTCTCACGTAAGTTAACTAACGTCGGcgttagttaactcacgctagttcaatttctttattgtttctttttttcgTTTTCTGCTTTCATTTTCTAGCATCATGTGTTTGTTAACTATGAAGATTAAGTCATTTGGCCATCAATTAACTCACGTGTTTCTTCTTTCGTTTGACATGTTGCTTTCAAGACCAAAAAACGAAACACGTGAAGCCCATTAATTCTACAACACCTAACAAAATGCAGAGGTATTGATTTTTCAATTGCTGACAAAAGCTAACAAAAGCAATAGTAGATATGATTTTCAATTACTGATATGACTTTTGCAGATATGaacttgcgtgagttaactcacgcgggGTGTAAcatctgcgtgagttaactcacgcggcgtgacttaagtcacacatGTGTAAAAAATGTAATCCTTAATTTTACATTTGCGTTGGTTAACTAATGCAGGGGTATTTGGTCAGTTTGGCTGACTGGGAGGGAAACTTGCTAGGGGAAGAGCATAAATCTAAAGTGTTGTTCCATTTAGGATTTCTACAAAAATGATTGATTGTGGCGTGTTGCTCCATTTAGGATTTCTACAAATGATTGATTGTGGCCTTGATGTGCTACCGGTCGAAAATATAACTTTTGACTCCTTAGTATGGGAGGTATATAGTCTAAGAAGTAATTCTTAGAGAAAACTAGATTTCAATATGGATCATGAGGCTATGCTCACTGAAAAACTGTACATGGATGAACTCTCTCATTGGTTGTGTAGAAGGGGAAAACATAATGAAGGATGTATGTTGTTATTTGACTGGAGCAATGAGATTTTTCTAACGACTCTCATACCCGCAAACATGAATGTTATAACCCAACTCCGTCTCATGATAATTTATGGATCTTTGTACTTTGGGCGGAAGTCTTAAGAGATTTAAGACTTTCCTTTTAAGCCATCCAGGGCTACCTAATTGTCATGTGTATCAGATTTTTTACCATAACTGGTTTTGCACTCGCATTGTATGTCATTATCGGCGTTGTCATATGTGTGTTGTCCGTTCCCCCGAGAATCACCCCACCTTTGTATCCATCGAGAACAATCTTATCCGATGAACGATGATGCAACATGATAAACGTGGATCGGATGGccaaattcaaaaaaaggaacaacaaaaaggaaggaaaaaaattgtggaCGTGTTTATTTTCCttcttatataattttcaatatgCATTTGGGTTCTTAGTCAATCCATTCTTTTTTCTAAAGGATTAGTTATTTAATTGACAACTTTGAGTTGATCCATGACATACTCTTTTATTTGAAGTGAAAACATAAAAAGGAGTAGTATATTGTTCTTTCCTTGCATGGATCTAGATATtatattctttaattttttttttcaaggaaaaacataaattattttatatttgtttcaaaatgattaTTACCGTCGCTTGGGTGCTTACAAAAAGCCTACACAAAAACTCAAGTGATATCGCTAAAATAATCTGAATTGTTTGATCTCGATCCAACAACCATACAGATGTGCCGATTGCTTGGATACATCAAATTTTACTGCAGTTGATTCAGATTTTGTTGTTGGGTGTGTAACTTCAGAACCTATATTTCATATTTGCTAGGTACATTTGAAGGTGATCTTCTCCCTTCGATGATCGAAGATTCTTCATTTGCTACACTACATATATTTTGCTGAAAGGATATGAAAGGCGTGAAAGTGGTCAAGGTTGAAAATAAATGATGTGAGGTACTTGGTGAATAGAATATGGACCTAGAAAAAGGTGAAAATAGAGAATGCATCATCAAATGTGTGTACAATCGTCCCCGTAGGTTTATCTCAATtcgtaaggacaatgcataatatatgcaaggtccgaagTTCGAACTCCGggcacaaaaaataaaatgtgtacAATCTACATAGTATTGATGATTGTGGGTTACACCTTTCGATCAATTGGGAAATAAATGATGTAGGGTACTTGGTGAATAGATGATGCATCTTCATGTGTATACAACTACATGATAATTTAAAAAACCTTTCaaccaatatttttatagggGAAAAACAGTTCCCTTGATTGggaatttagaaaatatatcaCCAGTTAATATATATTACACTTTGTAGTGTAAAATAGAAAACGAATTAGGAAATCAATCAATATAATATGAAACCATTCTGTACATCTATTATATACAAAAGAATTGCATTATGTTTTttcagtgaaaaaaaaaaaaaagagaaggctaaaatagtagaagttatcCCTACTGCACAGGATTGGCTTCTGAAACTTTCAAGCAAACACACATGTGAAGGAAATATTCAGGATTCATTAAGTTGTGAACCACCCAAGAAAAAGGTATTTCCAAAGGCAGGTCAGAGATCCCTTGAATGCGTACGCACTTGATTTCTGCAATCTCAAGCGGGTGGGAAGATGACGCTGGATCAGATGAATTTTCTCCCTCTTCTGTGCTTTGATTTATGTTTGCATCTTCTTCATTAACAAAGGAACTTTCTGGAAAGTACTCGGGCAGAAGTCTTTTCACTGCATCGTTTAAGCTAAAGTACTTATCTACATGCAACAGATATAACAAACAGTTATTAAACGAGGTAACTATgacaagagttgaagaagagtgGCAACTCAACTAATCTGTATTTACCACTACGAGCATGCGAAGTATAAGTTTATTTAAACCTTCGCcgtaaaacaaaaaacaaaacaaagtaaaaaataaatagtttatcaaTAATATGCAACTCATGTAGTAGAAATGTTAACTATAGCTGAAACGGACGCTTTGGTGCTAATTAGATTATCAGAATCGCAAATGATGACATGCAACATTGAGAATGTGGATTATCAACATATGCATCTTCAGATAAAAGAACTAACATAAGACAAACATGAAAAGCTCTATGGAGGATTATCCTGAAACATGACTTACCATCTTCTTTGTAAATCTCAACGGGTCGATTGATATACGAGACTTTGTCCCAGTTATCAATGTTTGGAGcatcttcaaaatcatcaaaatcgtTGTTGACAGTCCACAAATATAAACGAACAGGAATCCTACCTAACAAGATAGAAGAtgttaacaaaaaataagttcaatATGGATGGAGAAAAGGTCCTATATGAAACCAATGTCAAAAGTACACCCAAAATGGAGTTCtatggaggaaaaaaaaaaaaaaacttgatagaaTAAGTAATGCATTTGATACCACCACGTTCTACGAAATGCCATAAAATAATCCAACCTTAAAATACCAACCTATAGTTTTAGACAATATTGGAAGTATATTGCACAAAAAGGTTTGTACAGTTGGGAGAGAACCAACCTAGGAAAACTTATTGACAGTATATATCCTTTGCGTTTTCTTTTCTCATGTTTCTTTTTCGGTTTAACTTTACTCATCCAATTGATCATAGAAatgaaagttttagatttcAGAGCCAGAAAGTTGGGGAAAACATGAAACAGtccataaaagaaaatgaaagaggaAAAAACAGCAATCCAAATTGACTAAAAACTCAAGTTCATATTGCTCACTTGTCTTCACTTGTCCAGCAGCTTCAGCATCCCCGGTACTTTGTTCAGATTTATTTGAGACTGAATCAATATTTTCTGTATGTTCATCTTCTatagtttctttttttgggACGAAATCTTCAATAGTTTCAAGCTTAAGCTTAGATGACACCCGTCTATAAGATTCCAGATTACCTGTCATGCAAATAGTGTTG
Above is a genomic segment from Medicago truncatula cultivar Jemalong A17 chromosome 5, MtrunA17r5.0-ANR, whole genome shotgun sequence containing:
- the LOC11433638 gene encoding autophagy protein 5; amino-acid sequence: MNEGQEYVWMGSIPLQIHLHESEVTTLPPPPPALVLAPRMGYLPLLISLLKPHFCTTLPPGVDTIWFEYKGLPLKWYIPTGVLFDLLCMEPERPWNLTVHFRGYPSNLLLPCDGEDSVKWSFINSLKEAAYVINGNCKNVMNMSQTDQVELWGSVLNGNLESYRRVSSKLKLETIEDFVPKKETIEDEHTENIDSVSNKSEQSTGDAEAAGQVKTSRIPVRLYLWTVNNDFDDFEDAPNIDNWDKVSYINRPVEIYKEDDKYFSLNDAVKRLLPEYFPESSFVNEEDANINQSTEEGENSSDPASSSHPLEIAEIKCVRIQGISDLPLEIPFSWVVHNLMNPEYFLHMCVCLKVSEANPVQ